The Thalassomonas actiniarum genome contains the following window.
CATCTTGCAAATCCGTCAGGGCAAACGGCAGCTGCTGCCGTTGCGATTTGCAGTATTCATAGTTGGTGATCAGTTCGGGGTCAAATGGCCGGGCCAGCAGCTGGTTCTCCAGTACCGCCAGTGCCTCGCTATACAAGCCCATTTGCTCCAGGCAATAACTTTGTTTGATGCAAAGTTCGTTGATATTTAAAGTTTCGGTGCCGGACGGATTGAGGTTTGTTTTGCTACCGCCCTGATTTATTTCAAGCAACTTGCCGCAAATCGAGGCCAGTAAGGGCCAGTCACTCAAGTAACCGGCCAAATCACTGGCCAGTAATAATTGTGCTTGGGATAATGCTGGACTTTCCGGTGCCAGGGCCTGGCGCATCTGTAACATCAGCTCCAGTCTTTGCCCTGCCCCTACCTGGTTATGTGCAAGCATATCGGCGGCTTGCAGCCAGTTAACGGCCCGGCCAGCGGTTGACAGAGCCGACAAAGCATTTAATTCCGCCGTTTGTTGATAGGCAGAAACACTGTTAACTTGATTACGTTCGCTCGTTGGGATCAGGGACGCCGTTGCCATGACATTTCCTGTTAATTCATTTTGTTACCCATACATAAGCTTTAAATGGCAAATTCAGTGCCAGCAGACAACCTCATTGAAAGAGTAAGCTAATCGATTGTTTTATAAGATATTAGTGAGAAGATGCAGCTCGTTTTCCCGGCAAGTTTTAATCGGCTGCATACTTTTTGACCCTGAATTGGGCTGTTTCGGGTTAAAAGCAACCCGAATTTCATCCGTAAGCGTCGCTTCAACAGCGCTGATATCTACTAAAAGGTAATATCTGCCAGGGCATACATTTTCCACCCTTCGCTGGTACGGCTAAAGGCATAAAAGCCGTGTACCGACTCTATTTTTGAGCCGTCTGCACGGCGCCGCACGGCAAAAGCCACCGCATGTGCTTCTTTATCATTAATGCCCTGGATCTCAAATTGCCAATCGGTTGAGTGATCCCATGCCTTTTCCGCTTTGAGTTTTTGCGGGTCAATCGGGTATTGCTCACATAAGATCATTTTCCCGTCTTTAAGATAAGTGAGCGGGTATTTAACCATGTGATCGATTAGAGCAACATTGTTGGTTTTAAACCCCTCGACATAATACTGCATATAAGTTTCAAGTAATTCTTCTTTGAGCTGACTCTCAGTCACCTTTTTCTCCTTAAATCCAAACATCATTTTCTGCGGTAAGTGCCCCGCCGGTATCCCCTGTATTGATCACACCTTGGGGTTCGATGATCATCACCTGACACAGCTCTTGTGCGTAAGGTTTGTGCTCAACCCCTTTGGGAATAACAAACATCTCACCGGCGGATAACGCTATGGTCTTGTCACGAAGTTCAATGGTCATATGGCCGGAAATTACCATGAATACTTCATCTGTGTGCTCATGGCTGTGCCAGGTAAACTCTCCGTGAATTTTCACCAGTTTAAATTGCACCTGGTTCATTTGCGCGATGACTTTCGGCGTCCACAATTCATCAAATAATGAAAATTTGTCCGCGATATTAACCTTATCTGTTCCTTTCGTTGTCATCGTAATTCTCCGTATTTAGTTAAAAACTGCTCACGGCATACTGGTAATGAAGCAAACTGAAATTAAATAAGGAGAGCTATGCCC
Protein-coding sequences here:
- a CDS encoding cupin domain-containing protein, which produces MTTKGTDKVNIADKFSLFDELWTPKVIAQMNQVQFKLVKIHGEFTWHSHEHTDEVFMVISGHMTIELRDKTIALSAGEMFVIPKGVEHKPYAQELCQVMIIEPQGVINTGDTGGALTAENDVWI